Genomic window (Deltaproteobacteria bacterium):
GCAAGGCAGCCCGTGAATAGTCAGCAAAGCTTAGGAATGTCGCATCGAAGGGGATGAGGCCACCGTGGAGTGCGATGCCGTTACAGAGTGCCGACATCGGGAACTCACGCACGCCGAAGTTGAGGTTGCGACCGCCGTGATGCTCAGCGTCAAAGTCACCCACGCCTTTGGCAAAGGCCCCGGTCATGTTGGACGGCTCCAGATCGGCACTACCACCAAATAGCTGCGGCAACTCGCTTGCCCAGTGCTTGATGATGTCGCCAAAGGCATTACGCGTCGGGATATCTTTGTCCAGCGTCCAAGGCACGGGCGAAAGTTTGGCCGACTCGACAGGCTGATAGTGCTGGACCCAGCGCGCCCGGAATTCGGGCGAAGTCTCCAGGAGGTGCTCTTGCCGCGCGTGCCAAGCTTTAGCCGTGGCTCTCAGCATTGCAAAATTGCGCTGAAAGTGGGAGCGAAGCGTCGACGGTGCGTAAAAACTCTCGCCATCGGGGATCCCTAGGTTGGCCTTAGTCGCTTGGCGCTCAGCTTCAGGCAGGGGAGATCCATGGGTCTTGGCCGTGCCCTCGAGGGTGGCACAGCCCTTGCCCATCACCGTGTCGGCGATAATGATGGTAGGGCGGTCCGAGGTCTTGCGCGCGGTTTCGTAAGCGCGCCGAATCGCAGCGTGGTTGTGGCCGTCGATGCTGAGCACCTGCCAGCCAAAGCCGCTGAACACTTTAACATAGTCATCCGAAATGCATTTATTCGTTGGTCCGGAGAGCTGTATGTGATTTTTATCGTAGATCCAGACAAGATTACCCAATTTAAGATGGCCAGCGAGCGAGGCCGAGCCGAGAGCCACGCCTTCCTGAAGATCGCCGTCACTGCAGAGCACCCAGGTGCGGTAGTTGTAGAGCTCTTTGTCGAGCACGCTGCCCAGGTGGCGCGCCGCGATCGCGAAGCCGAGCGACATGGCACAGCCTTGGCCCAGAGGGCCAGTCGTGCATTCGACGCCGGGTGTTTGAAAGTTTTCCGGGTGGCCCGGTGTGCGCGAATGATGCTGGCGGAACGATTTCAGATCGTCGATCCCCAACCATCCGATGCCGTAAAGCATGGCATACTGCAGCATCGACATATGTCCAGCACTCAGGATGAAACGGTCACGTCCCAGCCATTTCGGATTGTCAGGATCAAATTGCAAGAACTCG
Coding sequences:
- a CDS encoding transketolase; translated protein: MQDQQLVNLFKGLVIDGVHHANSGHPGGPMSSMDLAYLLYSEFLQFDPDNPKWLGRDRFILSAGHMSMLQYAMLYGIGWLGIDDLKSFRQHHSRTPGHPENFQTPGVECTTGPLGQGCAMSLGFAIAARHLGSVLDKELYNYRTWVLCSDGDLQEGVALGSASLAGHLKLGNLVWIYDKNHIQLSGPTNKCISDDYVKVFSGFGWQVLSIDGHNHAAIRRAYETARKTSDRPTIIIADTVMGKGCATLEGTAKTHGSPLPEAERQATKANLGIPDGESFYAPSTLRSHFQRNFAMLRATAKAWHARQEHLLETSPEFRARWVQHYQPVESAKLSPVPWTLDKDIPTRNAFGDIIKHWASELPQLFGGSADLEPSNMTGAFAKGVGDFDAEHHGGRNLNFGVREFPMSALCNGIALHGGLIPFDATFLSFADYSRAALRLGAIQRVRVIHEFTHDSFYLGEDGPTHQPVEQVMALRLIPKLYVMRPADPQETEVLMRRALELELPSALCLTRQKVPYLKLPKEKLAHAARGAYIVHDTPDADLLILATGSEVGLALAAAAQLKDYRTRVVSMPCWELFAEQTKTYQESVLPRTLTRRVSIEAGATLGWERFTGLQGLNIGVDHYGESAPAEVLAKEYGFTAEAICERIAKHFPH